One part of the Clostridium thermosuccinogenes genome encodes these proteins:
- a CDS encoding MerR family transcriptional regulator: MPKYTTGELAKLCGVTVRTVQYYDTRGILVPSELSEGGRRLYSEDDLRRMKIICFLRELDLPINSISQLLSEENPESVIYLLIGQQEQELREEISDKLMKLDKLTMLKQELKRVDRFSVESIGDIAFIMKNKKKLKKIRSTILLTGIPMMILHWILIILWVVTGIWWPFFVFLLGVGPYAILASRYYWKRVTYICPQCHEVFRPVLKEAMWARHTPNTRKLTCTCCGHHGFCVETYGGDEK; the protein is encoded by the coding sequence GGTCCGGACGGTGCAGTATTACGATACGCGCGGCATTTTGGTTCCAAGTGAGTTGAGTGAGGGCGGACGGCGTCTGTATTCGGAAGATGATTTGAGAAGGATGAAAATTATCTGTTTCCTTCGGGAACTGGATTTGCCCATCAATTCGATATCACAGCTCCTTTCAGAAGAAAATCCCGAAAGTGTTATCTATCTTTTGATTGGGCAACAGGAGCAGGAACTGCGGGAAGAAATCAGCGATAAGCTGATGAAGCTGGATAAGCTGACTATGTTGAAACAGGAACTGAAGAGAGTTGACCGTTTCTCCGTTGAATCCATCGGTGACATAGCCTTTATCATGAAAAACAAGAAAAAACTCAAAAAGATTCGTTCAACAATACTTCTGACAGGTATCCCGATGATGATTCTGCACTGGATTTTGATCATCCTGTGGGTCGTAACCGGCATATGGTGGCCGTTTTTTGTCTTTTTGTTGGGGGTAGGTCCCTATGCAATATTGGCTTCTCGATACTACTGGAAGCGGGTTACTTACATCTGTCCGCAGTGTCATGAAGTATTCAGACCGGTATTGAAGGAAGCGATGTGGGCCAGGCACACACCTAATACAAGAAAACTCACCTGCACCTGTTGCGGGCATCACGGATTTTGCGTGGAAACCTACGGAGGTGACGAGAAATGA